A segment of the Acidobacteriota bacterium genome:
GCCGGAATCTTCTGCTGGCCTGCGGCGGGCAGGGCCATCGCCACGAAGAAGGCCGGCAGGGCGCGTTTCATCCGGCCAATGTAGGCCCCGAACGGCCCTTGCGCCGCCCTCAAAGCCCCAGCCGCCGCGCGAACTCCTCTGGGGCGCCGAGTAGCGCTCCCGCCTGGCGCTTCTTCACGCGGCCGTCCGTGCCCGTCACGAGGAAGTGCGGGACGCCGCTGATGCCCATCTTCTTCGCCCACGTTCCCTTCTCGTCCACGAGGACCTCGCGCCCGATCGCGCGCGCCATCTCCTGGCATTTCGGCAGCGAGTCCATCCCGACGACGAACGTCGTCTCGATCCCGCGCGTCTTCACGAGGTCGGCGAGCGCGCGGTCGTGCGGGAGCGACTGCTTGCACGGCCCGCACCACGGCGCGACGTAGACGATCAGGCAGCCCTTCTCGCCGCCGCAGCGCTCGGCCGACCCCGTCTCGCCGGTGCTCGCGCCTTCCGCCGTCAGGCGCGGGAGAGCCGCGCTCGCGACGCGCTGCGGCCGGTGCGTGAGGAACCAGGCGGCCGCGGCGACGGCGGCGAGCAGGAGAAGGATCGTCGTCCCGGAAGGCCCGGCCGGCGGAGCGGGCCGTCCCGCGTCGAATCGCGACGGCGGCGCGGGCCGCGCCGCCTGCCCGGGCGGGGGAGTCCAGGAGCCCACGAGGCTCAGCTCTTCGGCGACTGAGCTTGCGAGAACTTCGACGGCGGCGGGGTCTTCGACACCTTCTGTTTTTCGACACGATCCGCGTGCTTGCCGTCGGCGGGCTTCTGCAGCGGAACGCGCAGGGTGACCTTGTCGCCGGCCGCGACACCCTCGTACACGGCGGCCTTGTCCGCGAGGAGCACGGTGCGGTCCTTGCCGTTCGCCTCGGTGATCGTGACGGAGACGCCCTTCTCGTAGGCCTTGACGACTCCGCGCAGCGTGATGTTCGCGGCGCCCACGACGGCCTTGCCCGTCGGGCCGCTCTCGGGAGGAAGCGGCATCGCCGGAGCTACGATGCCGGGCCCGGGGGCGGCGCCGGCAGGCGGCTGCGCGGCGGCCGCGGGGGCCGCGGTCTTCGGCGCGTTCGGGTCGATCGGGCCCACGTTCGTCTGCACCCAGCCGCCGCCGTCCGTCTTCTGGCTGGCTCCCGGCCGCACGACGCCCTCCTTGTTCTTCTCGTCCGGGAGGGACGGCACGACGACGCTCTGGGGGATCGGCGTGGGAGCCTGCTGCTGCGCGAGGGCGGCGTCTGCCGCAAGGAGGAGGAGAAGGAGGGCCGCGGCGTTTCTCATGGGAGAAATCTTACGCCGCGGCCCGTTTCGAGGTCAGTGGTCCTTCTTCTCGGCTCCGGCGTAGAACTGCTCTTCTTCCGTCGAACCCTTGAGGGCCGACGTGGAGACCTCGCCGCCGGTCACGGTCATCTGGATCTGGTCGAAGTAGCCCGCGCCGACGAAGCGCTGGTGCTTGACGGCCTGGAAGCCCGCGGTCCTCTCCATCTCGAACTCGTGCTCCTGCAGCTTGACGAAGGCCGTCATGCCCTGCGCCTTGTAGCCGTGCGCGAGGTCGTACATGGAAGCGTTCAGCGTGTGGAAGCCCGCGAGCGTGATGAACTGGAACTTGTAGCCCATCGCGCCGAGCTCCTCCTGGAACGCGGCGATCTCCGCGTCGGAGAGCTTGCGCTTCCAGTTGAAGGACGGCGAGCAGTTGTACGCGAGCGGCTTGCCGGGGAACTTCTCGTGGACGCCCTGGGCGAAGGCCTTCGCCTCGCCGATGTCCGGCGTTCCGGTCTCGCACCAGATGAGGTCGACGTACGGCGCGAACGCGCAGGCGCGCGCGACCGCGTAGTCGAGGCCGCCCTTGACGATGTAGAAGCCGTCCGCCGTCCGGTCGCCCGTGAGGAAGTCCTGGTCGACCTTGTCGATGTCGCCGCGGATCAGGTTCGCGCCGAGGGAGTCCGTC
Coding sequences within it:
- a CDS encoding redoxin family protein, producing the protein MGSWTPPPGQAARPAPPSRFDAGRPAPPAGPSGTTILLLLAAVAAAAWFLTHRPQRVASAALPRLTAEGASTGETGSAERCGGEKGCLIVYVAPWCGPCKQSLPHDRALADLVKTRGIETTFVVGMDSLPKCQEMARAIGREVLVDEKGTWAKKMGISGVPHFLVTGTDGRVKKRQAGALLGAPEEFARRLGL